atttaagtaatatttatttatttagctttTAACCTCAAGACGATATATAGTTCGTGCGCGATCATGAAATTATTGGACAAATTTCAATACATCTTCATCTTTTTGtcatgtgttatattttttaacacgtGTGATTATGTCACTTGTCTGGATGctgtaagtaaaaaaatagtatttcgCGTTTTAATGTCaagtttaatgtttaaactCGTATTTTAACGTACCGTAAcgtcatgaatcatgatataCTTCCTTATTCTAGCTGTGGGTGGATCAGCTATTGTCGTCGGAAAACGCTtaggtattattgttttctatagATTTAGTTcacattttttaatcacatcAAATCACAtttccatttaaaaacaaaactaagaAGAAAACGCCATTTTATACCAGTCCTCGTTGATGAACCATTACCCGCGTTCCTGAATAATCCGCAACGaaaaacataggtattacaaatataccattgaaaataatttcaatgcaaagtaaaaataattgtattatatgtaaaattaaattcgtGAACGGTTATcagagaataaaatatttttctcttcgATTAAAATGAATGGTGGTACCAAGTACAAGATAATACACAATgcctataatatgatgtaatatatatgtacggtagaaaatgtattatattaattttcaacacGGAAATAATATGATCTGGACTATCAACCTGAAGGatatcttataattaaaattactataaatcgaacattttaaaacaaaacaaaattaataaatggtgtattaaaatattaatatttcctgcaaaacatattataatattacttaaccaGGGTCTCATGAAACGTTAAATGTCACGTTTCAATAACAAATCATacgtattaattatagttaaataaataaattataatgaaataaatatattttataaatatgtctcAGTGAAGAAAAATGCATCCCCTCTCAGAATTCATCATCGGATTGTGGTATGAACACTTCAAAATGTTTTCTTGCCAAACAggtttatttttcatgcatttaACTCAATACGAAAAACAACCACCAACTTAGAATATTGTGATAATTTCGATAATATGCACCACAGTCTCGCGATACAAGTTCCATAATACTTGTTCATAAAATAATGCAAAGCTATGGAGCTTAAGAACTTTTGAAACAATTAGTTCTATTATTGTCCATAACATACACGTTTTGTTGTagaatcataaacattttatagttattattcaaataattatgatCGCCTAACTGTAtttataagttaagttattGTTTTGAAGTCGCAAAGAATTAAAGAATTCGGATATCCGTTGGAGACGTATGAAGTATGGACCGACGATAGGGCTCATTTGGGCTTAGAACGAATACCGCATAATGGAAACAAAGTTATCGGAAGACCCGTTCTTTTAATGCATGGAATGTTTTCAGATTCAGTTGTATTCGCAGCACAGAACTCGTCACTCAGTGAGTAACtttatttttgattgtttttatgGTTAACGGAAATCGTAATTTGTTGTCAATATTTCcccttatatattttgttaattattataaaaaaaaaaatcaaattaactttaacaacattcatttttaatactttagagGGTGAAATTGATTTATAGTGATATTTATGCCTcgaatttatttgtaaatatataacatattttcacTGTGActtgataaatttgtttcacattATGTTTACTAACACATATAACCCGTTACCAAATATAGTGGGGATGACACTCTTAAACAATTAACCGGACATGGCTAAAACCTGCTGGTgcccaaattaaattttgtcaaacagGCGACCAAACTAGGACTTCAGTCATAAAATTGTCGAATGGAAAAATAACTGTGGGAATAATCGTTGCATTTATGATTTCTGGTAAGCAATAGACGCTCTGACAGTGCCTTCACACTAATACacgtctattatattatacatgactGTCATGGCATATAATATGTTCTcactaaacaaatatttaatacaactcGGAAGTCTCCAACTTAATTCGACAAACAATTAACGCATCGATAATACTCTtatgataaattacaatacatttagaaCTAACGGACTTGACGGTACCTTTATAATATCTTAGTCTACTCGACAATATACGACACATAtacttcattaataataatttatcattgtattctCCTATTATTATCAAAGTAGAAGATTAGAACAATACGAATTGTTTGACTTCAGGTTTCGTACTGTCGGATGCCGGTTTTGACGTTTGGTTATACAATTCCAGAGGTACGGGTCTTTCAAGAACACTCAGTATCTATAAAGGACCTGGATCACTACCAAACATGAATAGAGTATCGTGGGATTTTAGGTAAaagattttgtatattatttaacactaaaatcactataatgtttttgattatttggtttttttattaattctatatGAAATCAAATACATTACGATGCGCTTAAACTATAAACATTGAAATTGAAGCGTTTTGCTCAAATTGTTCagtcttaatttaaatattagagaCTGGGATTGGTTTGATCAGTAACCAATATTAACTTTTCAAATCGagaataaataatcattataaagaTATATGTACACTTCAACATTGGGTTTGGAAAGACGCTATAtataggaaataaaataaatataatgtctaTCTATTCTGCTTCTAGTTTTCAAACGTTTCGCTACATTCCGGTAAACTTTTCAAAAGTTCATACTTCTCTTTAGTGATGACTTCAGTTTTCCTTCCTATTAAATCTTCCAAACTTGTCAAATTACTATGAAACAGActcaatttattaacaaaattgtTGTACACAAAATAGTTCGTCGTTAAATGCCAGAAAAGTTTTGAATGTAGAATATGTTCTTACTTTATTACTCGAGTAACGTGACGAAAAGCCGTTAAAACGGTAAATAAACCTACGCCGGACTACGCAGAGATTAGTCATTGGGTTATACAAAATGAATatccatcaatatttttaagtttattatacgtattatttattggtatcgTAATTGATTTTCCAATGCTGAAGGCTTCATTTTNNNNNNNNNNNNNNNNNNNNNNNNNNNNNNNNNNNNNNNNNNNNNNNNNNNNNNNNNNNNNNNNNNNNNNNNNNNNNNNNNNNNNNNNNNNNNNNNNNNNNNNNNNNNNNNNNNNNNNNNNNNNNNNNNNNNNNNNNNNNNNNNNNNNNNNNNNNNNNNNNNNNNNNNNNNNNNNNNNNNNNNNNNNNNNNNNNNNNNNNNNNNNNNNNNNNNNNNNNNNNNNNNNNNNNNNNNNNNNNNNNNNNNNNNNNNNNNNNNNNNNNNNNNNNNNNNNNNNNNNNNNNNNNNNNNNNNNNNNNNNNNNNNNNNNNNNNNNNNNNNNNNNNNNNNNNNNNNNNNNNNNNNNNNNNNNNNNNNNNNNNNNNNNNNNNNNNNNNNNNNNNNNNNNNNNNNNNNNNNNNNNNNNNNNNNNNNNNNNNNNNNNNNNNNNNNNNNNNNNNNNNNNNNNNNNNNNNNNNNNNNNNNNNNNNNNNNNNNNNNNNNNNNNNNNNNNNNNNNNNNNNNNNNNNNNNNNNNNNNNNNNNNNNNNNNNNNNNNNNNNNNNNNNNNNNNNNNNNNNNNNNNNNNNNNNNNNNNNNNNNNNNNNNNNNNNNNNNNNNNNNNNNNNNNNNNNNNNNNNNNNNNNNNNNNNNNNNNNNNNNNNNNNNNNNNNNNNNNNNNNNNNNNNNNNNNNNNNNNNNNNNNNNNNNNNNNNNNNNNNNNNNNNNNNNNNNNNNNNNNNNNNNNNNNNNNNNNNNNNNNNNNNNNNNNNNNNNNNNNNNNNNNNNNNNNNNNNNNNNNNNNNNNNNNNNNNNNNNNNNNNNNNNNNNNNNNNNNNNNNNNNNNNNNNNNNNNNNNNNNNNNNNNNNNNNNNNNNNNNNNNNNNNNNNNNNNNNNNNNNNNNNNNNNNNNNNNNNNNNNNNNNNNNNNNNNNNNNNNNNNNNNNNNNNNNNNNNNNNNNNNNNNNNNNNNNNNNNNNNNNNNNNNNNNNNNNNNNNNtgttacaattgtacccagTCTCCCCTACAGTAAATAGAAGTATACATTCGATAAACAAGAAATGTGTATTTCTACaacctaatattgttattgtatttttttatataggttgtTACCATAAGTTATTATTTCAGATTCAGTACTATgcctacatatacatatttaattaccaaatgtcctaatactaatactatataatgcacgaaaataatgtattataaatccCGCACTATCTTAGCTGattgaaaatgtgtttttattatttaatgttctaGTTTTCACGAATTGGGTGTGTACGATTTGACCGCAGTTATAGATTTCATTCTGAAAAAATCGGAATATTCTAAACTGGACATTGTTGGGTACTCCTTGGGAGCAACTGTAGCCTTTGTTTGCTTGTCCGATAAGCCAGAATACAATGATAAGATCAACAAACTTGCACTCATAGCTCCAGCGACTAATTTTAAAACATCGCCGGTCACTGCTATTGTTAAGCAGTTTTCAGATATTGTATtggtaaattcataatatttcgtcataaaacaaattaaaaccgATGTGGAACATATTTTACAATCGAAAATCTGATAACGCATTATCGCTGTACTACTACTATAAgagaatgaataatatatataccaagagctaaaaaatatatttggtcgGACACTTTTTCACTTGTTAATATACGCTCTAGATAGAGTATCATCATGATATAAAACGGAGACctgacaaattttaatttttgttataatcaacatgttttttctatacaattttcttACTTGTTtgttacacgtataatataacattttttatttttatgttttcatactgaaaatcaaaaatttgaaatctgatttacatttttttttttttgaaaattgcaaaatatcaaatttgcaattctcatttttataaaacttttgattataaaaacattttttctaagtCAAGTggcttatttttttatgattttttgaaatgttttattttcattaagtaagactcattaattttaaaagtaataaattaaaaagaaaagtttagATCTAAATAAGTATCTATTTGAATActctcataaaatatattaaaaaagttaatactttttgatttttatatattttttacgacaGGATCAATTTTGTCAACAGTAACGTATACCtaacagattttaatttatttattttctgtatcaaaaaataaaaattacgtgtaacgcattttatataattaaaaaatattgattagccAACATTTgccaggtcttcctgttacattCTGTGTACTTGAACGTCGAAACCTAAGTCCCATACAGgataaagttttttaatatcaatgaaattaaatatgcatttttaaaatgaagTTTATactatatctttaatatttcatatattaatatattccttcatatattaatatgatccaattgtaaattataaaaacatttaaaaataagttaacttaattaaattgaattaagtcTATAGTAAATgctggattattattattttgtatgagcttaaatatttttatttttatttttaagataatcTTGAATGGATTCGATTTCTTCCCATTTACCGTGGATCCAGACACTACGTTAAGTAAATTAAGAAACATGTGTGAAAATGAAAGTGTCTTAATGAGTTGTAAGAGGTTTATCGATGTATTGGATGGAGTCGACTTACCCATCGACAAAGTATGTACTTAACACTATACTATATGCAACAAATGTATAAAGCGCTGCTAAAAATAACACCAAATAGTTACTGAgctaattaaaaacaaacctctaaactattttttatgataaaaatgttgaagTTCCATTGTTCCAACAAAAACCATTCACTTGAACTTAGTTGAAATATGAAGTTAATACCAAAATAAAGCTATATCGCTATTTCTATAATACACTAATTGTTTGTTCAAAAACATCTTTTAACTTCTAAGCTTAAATAGTGTGTAGGGTATTTTTACTTCAATCATCTTTGCTAAGCTTTTTACTCTCTGGAATATAGAAAACTTACACTTAACACAAGGTAATGAGAAttcattgcattttaaatatggtagaattcaacaaattaaatattaaaaaataactggaAAACGATAAATGGaacttaaattattcaaatagtcAAATCAATAATTCAGAAAAATGTCTAAAGTTAATttcaatattggtattttttcgttttagtagtaaaatattatttttaaaataattgtgtcaAATATGCTTTATGTTTAGAGCTCCGTTTTGGACTTTGCTGCAGCATTTCCACAACCAGTGTCATCTAAATTGTTGAAACATTACCTTCAAGTAGTAATGAAAGGCAAGTATATACTAGAAGAAAACGGTTGTAGAAcgtttaatttccaatttaaaacaaaaactagtCACATCatgtttactatttagttatGTAACCATTTTACAATTACTTCCGTGATCCAACTCTTAACACACAAATCTACGTCTTTACAATACTCATTCAAAATTGGTTAAACCCATAAACTTATATAGGTTCCTACATCGTCCATAAATCGcagttctaattttttttttcagacaaaCTTAGTCATTACGATTATGGGACTTCTGGAAATTTGCTgcgttacaataaaataatgccTCCAGATTATGATTTGTCCAAAGTTACAGTAcccatatttgttataaattcgaAAGCTGATTATCTGTCTACACCAAAGGTAATTtacttacaataattgtataaaacatttattacaataaccaaaaatattaaatgtgtgatgttgaaaatgtttaagttaaaataaccTTTAATTGagagaaagaaaaaatatattcgaagagatataatagaataatagaattataaattaacgcTATTAACGCGACTTTTCCATTTTTTAGTCCCAGCAAAACCCCATTTTTTCGAACACTAGTTTTAGGTAAATATTCAGATTTTTCCTTAATTCT
This portion of the Acyrthosiphon pisum isolate AL4f chromosome A1, pea_aphid_22Mar2018_4r6ur, whole genome shotgun sequence genome encodes:
- the LOC100159330 gene encoding gastric triacylglycerol lipase, whose product is MKLLDKFQYIFIFLSCVIFFNTCDYVTCLDASQRIKEFGYPLETYEVWTDDRAHLGLERIPHNGNKVIGRPVLLMHGMFSDSVVFAAQNSSLSFVLSDAGFDVWLYNSRGTGLSRTLSIYKGPGSLPNMNRVSWDFSFHELGVYDLTAVIDFILKKSEYSKLDIVGYSLGATVAFVCLSDKPEYNDKINKLALIAPATNFKTSPVTAIVKQFSDIVLIILNGFDFFPFTVDPDTTLSKLRNMCENESVLMSCKRFIDVLDGVDLPIDKSSVLDFAAAFPQPVSSKLLKHYLQVVMKDKLSHYDYGTSGNLLRYNKIMPPDYDLSKVTVPIFVINSKADYLSTPKDIKRLTNVLPNIKEIRYIDQVKGGHLSFVINPDTREIVNSFIATKLLD